CCCTTCCGATGGAGAAGTAGTGCGCCACGGCAAAGGCAATCGAGGAGACCACTAGCGCCAGCACGTAGGCAGCCCACGGAGGAAATCTCCGCCCTCTGGTAAAGAGGACCACCAAGCCCCCCAGCAGAAAGACGCGGAACACAAGCTCTTCGTACACGCCCGCGCCGATAGCCGTCGCAAGCTTGTTGGTCACATTGAAGACCCCTTCAGGCGCACCAACCATCAACGGGGGCACGGCGTTCAGCGCCAAAGCCAGGAGGATCGCTAACACTCCTCCTTCAACAAACATCACGGGAAGGTAAAGCGGCCGCAGCTTGTGACCGCTCCACCTTATCCCCAGCACACCCACCAGGACAAACGCCGCGATGATGAGCGCATTGAGCAGGAGCACGCTCACCCCGCCAGTACTGCGCAGTCCGTTCCGGAGAAGCTCTTCGGCCAGATACCAGACCACCGAGCGGTGCGAATGGGCCCTCCCCAGCGAAAGGAATTCATAAACAACAAGCAATGGGAC
This window of the Calditrichota bacterium genome carries:
- a CDS encoding CPBP family intramembrane metalloprotease, whose amino-acid sequence is MASRAHRHKSTRGWRVATADYLRLSKSPGYGFLSVVPLLVVYEFLSLGRAHSHRSVVWYLAEELLRNGLRSTGGVSVLLLNALIIAAFVLVGVLGIRWSGHKLRPLYLPVMFVEGGVLAILLALALNAVPPLMVGAPEGVFNVTNKLATAIGAGVYEELVFRVFLLGGLVVLFTRGRRFPPWAAYVLALVVSSIAFAVAHYFSIGRAPFDRHVFLLRQMAGVVFGIIYCLRGFGVAAYAHTLYDLFVLFG